From a region of the Methylocystis hirsuta genome:
- a CDS encoding sugar transferase, whose amino-acid sequence MALRDPNFLDARDLTEGIPASYLYVLVTIICAIPAFLVFRISDGMNHLFSVHDAFAVCGAVAATVASSSLFLFVLTRLDGVPRSTPLIYGLVLGAGLIVDRAIARVYHQKLNAHKAKRCALATPQDLRRIVLIGADRFSALTIKLLEHQRPRTTQVVAALDPRDALIGRAIAGVKIVGLVEDFEAIVDEYAVHGIEIDEVWLSDDVTSLSDDTLERVSEQCGERGLKFTRISEALNLAPSIVRASGDWRSDADDAMRLGGYFKLKRVIELVGAGALLLALMPLTLIAAYLVLIDVGAPIIFWQQRIGQNGRRFLLYKFRTYHAPYDRQGRKIPEDQRLSRIGRAIRAARLDEIPQLLNVLIGDMSLIGPRPLLPHDQPSDPRRRLLARPGITGWAQLNGGTIVTADEKDALDIWYIHHASLWLDIKIVVDTFLFALQGGEKVNDRILQQAMRWRDENATVTRFVQAEQHAPETLLEARSRS is encoded by the coding sequence TTGGCGCTGCGCGATCCGAACTTTCTCGACGCGCGCGATTTAACGGAAGGCATTCCTGCGAGCTATCTATATGTGCTTGTCACGATCATCTGTGCGATCCCCGCCTTCTTGGTGTTCCGGATCAGCGATGGAATGAACCATCTGTTTTCCGTTCACGACGCTTTCGCCGTTTGTGGCGCTGTCGCAGCGACGGTCGCTTCCAGCAGCCTTTTCCTGTTCGTTTTGACTCGCCTCGATGGCGTGCCGCGTTCTACGCCGCTCATTTACGGACTGGTCCTGGGCGCTGGCTTGATTGTCGATCGGGCGATCGCGAGAGTTTATCATCAGAAGCTCAATGCGCACAAAGCAAAGCGCTGCGCCCTTGCAACGCCGCAGGACTTACGCCGCATCGTCCTGATTGGAGCCGATCGCTTTTCGGCGTTGACGATAAAGTTGCTGGAGCATCAGCGTCCGCGGACGACGCAGGTCGTCGCCGCACTTGATCCGCGAGACGCGTTAATCGGGCGAGCTATCGCTGGGGTAAAGATCGTTGGACTGGTCGAAGATTTCGAAGCCATCGTGGACGAATATGCCGTACACGGCATTGAGATCGATGAGGTCTGGCTCTCGGATGACGTTACGAGTTTGTCCGATGACACTTTAGAGAGGGTGAGCGAGCAATGTGGGGAGCGAGGGCTTAAGTTTACGCGAATCTCCGAGGCGTTGAATTTGGCGCCTTCGATCGTTCGCGCTTCCGGTGACTGGCGTAGCGATGCCGATGACGCGATGAGACTTGGGGGTTATTTCAAGTTGAAGCGTGTTATCGAGCTCGTAGGAGCGGGCGCACTGCTCCTGGCGCTTATGCCGCTGACGCTAATTGCCGCATATTTGGTGCTTATCGATGTCGGCGCGCCAATCATTTTTTGGCAACAGAGAATTGGCCAAAATGGGCGTAGGTTTCTCCTCTACAAGTTCCGCACGTACCACGCGCCTTACGATCGGCAAGGCAGAAAGATTCCGGAAGACCAGCGTCTCTCCAGAATTGGCCGCGCAATCCGCGCTGCGCGACTGGATGAAATTCCTCAACTGTTGAACGTGCTGATTGGCGATATGTCGCTCATTGGCCCACGTCCGCTCCTCCCTCACGACCAGCCGAGCGATCCGCGCCGACGCCTCTTGGCGCGGCCGGGCATAACTGGATGGGCGCAGCTCAACGGCGGAACAATCGTGACGGCTGACGAAAAAGACGCGCTGGACATTTGGTACATCCATCACGCCTCGCTATGGCTGGATATCAAGATCGTGGTGGACACGTTCTTGTTCGCGCTCCAGGGCGGCGAGAAGGTGAATGATCGCATTTTGCAGCAGGCGATGCGCTGGCGCGACGAGAACGCGACCGTGACGAGGTTCGTTCAGGCAGAGCAGCACGCGCCAGAGACCTTGCTTGAGGCGCGTTCTCGTTCATAG